The Bosea sp. 685 DNA window CGGGCTCGCCCGATCTGACGGCCTCGGTCACCGGGCGGCCCTTGGTTTATCAATACGGCGCCTCGGCCGGCGTGACCCACGACATGAACCGGCTGCAGTTGACGCTGCGCGGCTCGGTCGACCGCAGCGACTATGAGGACGCCAAGCTCACCAGCGGCACGACGCTCAGCCAGAAGGACCGCAACCAGACGCAGTATGGCGTCAGGCTGCGTGCGGCCTATGAGCTGACGCCGGGCTTCAAGCCCTTCATCCAGGGCGAGATCGACACGCGGCAATTCGACCAGTCCGTCGATTCCTCGGGCTATCAGCGCTCATCCAACGGCCTGACAGGCCGGGTCGGCTCGACCTTCGAGCTCAGCCGGTTGGTCACGGGCGAGGTCTCGGCCGGCTATCAGGACCGGGCCTATGATGACGACCGCCTGAAGAACCTGCGCGGCTTCATCGGCGACGCGGCGATCCTGTGGTCGCCGACGCCGTTGACGACGGTGACCTTGCGCGGCACCTCGGAGCTCGGCGACACCACCATCGCCGGCTCGTCGGGCACGACGGCAAGGCGCGTCTCGCTTGAAATCGCGCATGCCCTGCGCCGCAACCTGACCCTCACCGGCTTCGCCAATTTCGGCCGCACCGAATATGACGGGCAGGGCCTGCGCGAGGATTTCTCCAGCATCGGTGCCCGCGTCGAGTACAAATTGACCCGGACCTTCTCGGTGCGGGCGAGCTTCACCCATGAGCGCCTGAATTCGACCGCCCAGGGCTCGGACTACACCGCCAATGTCGCACAGGTGGGGCTGAGGGTGCAGTTCTGAGGCAGGCAGTCGGCAATGGGCAGTCGGAAGATAACGAGCGACTTGTCTTCGACTGCCTACTGCCTACTGCCTATTGCCGACTGCCTCCGAGCGGCGTAGCCGCGAGCCTTACTCCATCCCTTCCAGCTCGATGATCATCCCCTCGATCATCTTCAGCCCGATCTGCCAGAAGGCGGGATCGCGCGCGTCGAGACCGAAGGGTGCGAGCAGTTCGGAATGGTGCTTGGTGCCGCCAGCCGAGAGCAAAGCGAAATAGCGCTCCTGAAAGCCCTCGGCCGCATTCTGGTAGACGCCGTAGAGCGAATTCACCAGGCAATCGCCGAAGGCATAGGCGTAAACGTAGAACGGCGAATGGATGAAGTGCGGGATGTAGCACCAGAACGGCTCGTAGCCCGATCCCAGCCTGATCGCCGGCCCCAGGCTCTCGGCCTGCACGCTCATCCAGAGTTCGCAGAGATTCTCAGCCGTCAGCTCGCCTGATTTGCGCGCCTCATGGACCTTGCGCTCGAAGGAGTAGAAGGCGATCTGGCGCACGACCGTGTTGATCATGTCCTCGACCTTGGCCGCCAGCATCGCCTTGCGCTGCTTTGCGTCCGTGGTGCCGTCGAGCAGGCGGCGGAAGGTCAGCATCTCCCCGAAGACGCTGGCGGTCTCGGCGAGCGTCAACGGCGTCGGCGCCATCAATGCGCCATTGGGGCCGGCCAGCACCTGATGGACGCCATGACCGAGCTCATGGGCCAGCGTCATCACGTCGCGCGGCTTGCCCTGGTAATTGACCAGCACATAGGGATGCGCCGAGGGCACGGTCGGGTGAGCAAACGCGCCCGGCGCCTTGCCGGGGCGGGCCGGCGCGTCGATCCAGTGCTCGTCGAAGAAGCGGCGCGCAATGCCGGCCATCTCGGGCGAGAAGGCGTGATAGGCGTCGAGCACGGTGTCGCGCGCTTCGGCCCAGGGAATGGTGCGCTGCTCGACCTGCGGCAGCGGTGCGTTGCGGTCCCAGAAATCGAGCTGTTCGCGGCCGAACCATTTGGCCTTGAGCTTGTAGTAGCGGTGCGACAGGCGCGGATAGGCCTCGCGTACGGCTGAAACCAGCGCATCGACTACCTCGCGCTCGACGCGATTGGCCAGATGGCGGGAATCCGCGACATCCTCGAATTTGCGCCAGCGGTCGGAAATCTCCTTGTCCTTGGCCAGCGTGTTGGTGATCAGCGCGAAGGTGCGCAATTGCTCGCGGAAGACCGCGCTCAGCGCTTCGGCCGCGGCCTTGCGGACCGCGCCGTCGGCATCCTGCAGCTTGTTCAGCGTCAGTTCGAGCGTCAATTCCTCGCCGTCGAGCCTGAAGCGCAGCGAGGCGATGGTCTCGTCGAAGAGCCGGTT harbors:
- a CDS encoding M3 family oligoendopeptidase — translated: MVEPAAFATAAERSARSAKALGPLPEWDLSHLYPAMDSPAFKADLERALSESQRFAELYRGKLGPLAQREDAATVLAEAVAGYETLSDLLGRIGAYAGLIYSGDTTDPQRAKFYGDTQDRLNAAVTELLFFELELNRIDPALMARISGQAPLSHWKPWLDDLAKDKPHQLEDRIEELFHEKSMTGQAAWNRLFDETIASLRFRLDGEELTLELTLNKLQDADGAVRKAAAEALSAVFREQLRTFALITNTLAKDKEISDRWRKFEDVADSRHLANRVEREVVDALVSAVREAYPRLSHRYYKLKAKWFGREQLDFWDRNAPLPQVEQRTIPWAEARDTVLDAYHAFSPEMAGIARRFFDEHWIDAPARPGKAPGAFAHPTVPSAHPYVLVNYQGKPRDVMTLAHELGHGVHQVLAGPNGALMAPTPLTLAETASVFGEMLTFRRLLDGTTDAKQRKAMLAAKVEDMINTVVRQIAFYSFERKVHEARKSGELTAENLCELWMSVQAESLGPAIRLGSGYEPFWCYIPHFIHSPFYVYAYAFGDCLVNSLYGVYQNAAEGFQERYFALLSAGGTKHHSELLAPFGLDARDPAFWQIGLKMIEGMIIELEGME
- a CDS encoding outer membrane beta-barrel protein, with the protein product MSRVIILLLSGVAAASLVLATAGAQAQTRATGLRSGTPVYVTQEAPAAAMPSGFPSTPSGVADPAVQIQGQNSVVSRRPPPRASKPVQARGLRGVTQRQFRAPQRIVTGLPPAPEPLPPRRRKTAVEEDPYAPLGLRLGNVTLRPGFTNSIGYDSNPQRVSGSARNSSPFGRYEGDLAIQSDWNTNELKGSLRAGYSDYFRDRDASRPDGEGKLDLRLDATRDTRILLESRFKLDTQRPGSPDLTASVTGRPLVYQYGASAGVTHDMNRLQLTLRGSVDRSDYEDAKLTSGTTLSQKDRNQTQYGVRLRAAYELTPGFKPFIQGEIDTRQFDQSVDSSGYQRSSNGLTGRVGSTFELSRLVTGEVSAGYQDRAYDDDRLKNLRGFIGDAAILWSPTPLTTVTLRGTSELGDTTIAGSSGTTARRVSLEIAHALRRNLTLTGFANFGRTEYDGQGLREDFSSIGARVEYKLTRTFSVRASFTHERLNSTAQGSDYTANVAQVGLRVQF